A part of Haliotis asinina isolate JCU_RB_2024 chromosome 10, JCU_Hal_asi_v2, whole genome shotgun sequence genomic DNA contains:
- the LOC137297730 gene encoding histamine H2 receptor-like: protein MLWKTFHGLDSNYTQVLVNTFMTSTNVSGFKGDRNHLLVMNSTNSNNMEDFTLVKVLSILYLVILALGIIAGNTVVILAVGKFHFLQQFRHILLVSLSVADLLQGTVTIPLYITCVLVPTLFYNETLCYLALLSCLMVVTASVLNLTVVTFDHYLAICYPFWHHRIISLKPHLPPVVIAVVWTISLLTTALSYFAMNSGFDECIYYKVFDKTFLLLSVIVGALVTCTCLAYFHLRIFLISRALDMKHHHQTQTFLSSGNRRRRSSTLRIQTTKTIIIVFSCFLLAWLPFSILILVFIFCEACEPGYAMDVVLYLAFTNSVLNPIIYALSHSSFKTAFQKLFRISPDLASDSC from the coding sequence ATGCTGTGGAAGACTTTTCATGGACTTGATTCAAATTATACCCAAGTTTTGGTGAACACCTTCATGACTTCCACAAATGTGTCTGGGTTTAAAGGTGACCGAAATCATCTGTTGGTGATGAACAGTACAAATTCAAACAACATGGAGGATTTCACACTTGTTAAAGTGCTGTCCATTCTGTATCTGGTCATTCTGGCACTTGGCATCATTGCAGGGAACACGGTGGTCATCCTGGCTGTTGGCAAATTTCATTTCCTGCAACAGTTTCGACATATATTGTTGGTTTCTCTGTCAGTTGCCGACCTGCTGCAAGGAACTGTGACGATTCCACTGTACATTACATGTGTGTTGGTGCCCACCCTGTTTTACAATGAGACATTGTGTTACTTAGCTTTATTGAGTTGTCTCATGGTTGTCACAGCCTCCGTCTTGAATTTGACTGTCGTTACATTTGATCACTATTTGGCGATATGCTATCCTTTTTGGCACCACCGGATTATTTCCTTGAAACCACACCTACCACCTGTGGTGATTGCAGTGGTATGGACGATCAGTTTGCTAACTACAGCCTTGTCCTATTTTGCAATGAACTCTGGCTTTGATGAGTGTATTTATTACAAAGTTTTCGACAAAACATTCCTGCTTCTTTCAGTGATAGTGGGGGCTTTAGTTACATGTACATGCTTGGCATATTTCCATCTGAGAATTTTCCTAATATCGAGAGCCTTGGACATGAAGCATCACCATCAGACACAGACCTTCTTGTCTTCTGGTAACCGACGGAGACGGAGTTCCACACTACGGATACAGACGACCAAGACTATCATAATTGTATTCAGCTGCTTTCTGCTTGCATGGCTTCCATTTTCAATCCTAATACTCGTCTTCATCTTCTGTGAGGCATGTGAACCAGGCTATGCAATGGATGTGGTGCTTTACCTGGCATTTACAAACTCAGTTTTAAATCCTATAATCTACGCCCTCAGTCACAGCAGTTTTAAAACTGCTTTCCAAAAACTGTTCAGGATATCTCCTGATCTGGCATCTGACAGTTGTTAA